The Zingiber officinale cultivar Zhangliang chromosome 9A, Zo_v1.1, whole genome shotgun sequence genome window below encodes:
- the LOC122021896 gene encoding polyphenol oxidase, chloroplastic-like, whose amino-acid sequence MNTMASLVVPCHIPHTTIVNNSFACAFPAKSPSFLIRRRRCSKIACKSSDDVHEPTLDRRDVLLGLCGAAAAVGGLGVGSKPAFGSPITAPDLSKCGPADLPNGVPVVNCCPPYSSTIRDFKLPPQSSPLRVRPAAHLVDANYLAKYTKAVELMRALPADDPRNFTQQANIHCAYCDGAYEQIGFPDLEIQVHNSWLFLPWHRFYLYFHERILGKLIGDETFALPFWNWDAPGGIQMPSIYTKKSSSLYDKLRDARHQPPALVDLDFNGVDPGLPYPQQVDHNLKIMYRQVVSGGKTPLLFMGSPYRAGDEPNPGSGSLENIPHGPVHIWTGDSTQPNGEDMGNFYSAARDPIFFAHHGNVDRVWYLWKKLGGRHRDFDDKDWLNASFLFYDENADLVRVTVKDCLETERLRYTYQDVEIPWLKSRPTPAKRAAAGTQRLGRPSASTAEAARFPVVLNSPVSFTVKRPKLSRSGAEKEAEEEVLVVEGIEYDRDFFIKFDVFVNALEGTEGLTPGESEFAGSFVNVPHKHKHRKNEKKLKTGLRLGITDLLEDIGAEDDESVLVTIVPRAGKGKASVAGIKIDFSK is encoded by the exons ATGAATACAATGGCTAGCCTTGTTGTTCCATGCCATATTCCTCATACGACCATCGTTAACAACTCCTTTGCATGCGCCTTCCCCGCCAAAAGCCCTTCTTTCCTAATTAGGCGACGTCGATGTTCCAAGATCGCATGCAAATCTAGCGATGACGTGCATGAGCCCACGCTCGACCGTCGCGACGTCCTCCTCGGCCTCTgcggcgccgccgccgccgtcggcGGACTTGGGGTCGGTAGCAAACCGGCCTTCGGCAGCCCGATCACGGCGCCGGATCTCTCCAAGTGCGGGCCCGCCGACTTGCCCAACGGCGTCCCTGTCGTCAACTGCTGCCCTCCATACTCCAGCACCATAAGGGACTTCAAGCTCCCGCCGCAGTCGTCGCCCCTCCGCGTCCGCCCCGCCGCCCACCTGGTCGACGCCAACTACCTGGCCAAGTACACCAAGGCCGTCGAGCTCATGAGGGCGCTGCCGGCCGACGACCCGCGCAACTTCACGCAGCAGGCGAACATCCACTGCGCGTACTGCGACGGCGCCTACGAGCAGATCGGCTTCCCCGACCTGGAGATCCAAGTCCATAACTCGTGGCTCTTCTTGCCGTGGCACCGCTTCTACCTCTACTTCCACGAGAGGATCCTTG GTAAACTCATCGGCGACGAGACCTTCGCGCTTCCCTTCTGGAACTGGGACGCGCCAGGTGGCATCCAGATGCCCTCCATCTACACTAAAAAGTCTTCCTCGCTCTACGACAAGTTACGGGACGCCAGGCACCAGCCGCCAGCCCTCGTCGACCTCGACTTCAACGGGGTCGACCCTGGCTTGCCCTACCCGCAGCAAGTCGACCACAACCTCAAGATCATGTACCGCCAGGTGGTCTCCGGAGGAAAGACGCCGTTGCTGTTCATGGGCTCGCCGTACCGCGCAGGCGACGAGCCCAACCCTGGATCCGGCTCACTGGAGAACATCCCGCACGGTCCGGTGCACATTTGGACCGGCGACTCGACGCAGCCGAACGGGGAGGACATGGGCAATTTCTACTCGGCGGCGCGGGACCCCATCTTCTTCGCGCACCACGGCAACGTCGACCGCGTGTGGTATCTATGGAAGAAGCTCGGCGGCCGGCACCGCGACTTCGACGACAAGGACTGGCTCAACGCCAGCTTCCTCTTCTACGACGAGAACGCGGACCTGGTCCGCGTCACGGTGAAGGACTGCCTGGAGACGGAGCGGCTGCGGTACACGTACCAGGACGTGGAGATCCCGTGGCTGAAGTCGCGGCCGACGCCGGCGAAGAGAGCTGCCGCAGGGACTCAGAGGCTGGGGAGACCGAGCGCTTCTACCGCGGAGGCAGCGAGGTTCCCGGTGGTGCTTAATTCGCCGGTGAGCTTCACGGTGAAGCGGCCGAAATTATCTAGGAGCGGCGCGGAGAaggaggcggaggaggaggtgctgGTGGTGGAGGGCATCGAGTACGACCGCGACTTCTTCATCAAGTTCGACGTGTTCGTGAACGCCCTCGAAGGGACGGAAGGGCTGACTCCCGGCGAGAGTGAGTTCGCCGGAAGCTTCGTGAACGTACCTCACAAACACAAGCACCGGAAGAACGAGAAAAAGCTGAAGACGGGGCTTCGCCTCGGGATCACGGACCTGCTGGAAGACATCGGAGCTGAGGACGACGAGAGCGTACTGGTGACGATTGTACCGAGGGCCGGGAAGGGGAAGGCGTCGGTGGCCGGCATCAAAATTGACTTCTCAAAGTGA